In the genome of Streptomyces fagopyri, the window GGGCACGGTGGTGGTCTCGGGTACGGAGGTGGTGCGTCCGTCGGGTCAGCGCAAGGCGCCCGCGGACGCCGTGCCCGCGTTCGGTCCGTCCGTCCGGCTCGACATCGAGGCGGAGGTCGGGTTCGTGGTCGGCGCCCCGTCGACCCTCGGCACTCCGGTGGCCCTCGCCGACTTCCGCGACCATGTCTTCGGCCTCTGCCTCCTCAACGACTGGTCGGCACGCGACATCCAGGCCTGGGAGTACGTCCCGCTCGGTCCCTTCCTCGGCAAGTCCTTCGCCACCTCGGTGTCGGCGTGGGTCACCCCGCTCGACGCCCTGGACGACGCCCGGGTCGCGCCCCCGGCCCGCACACACCCCCTTCTCCCCTACCTGGACGACTCCTCGGAGGACCCCGGCGGCTACGACCTCCGCATCTCCGTCGCCGTCAACGGCCACGTCGTCTCGGAGCCGCCCTTCTCCACCATGTACTGGACGGCCGCCCAGCAACTGGCCCACATGACGGTCAACGGAGCCTCCCTGCGCACCGGCGACCTGTACGGCTCGGGCACGGTCAGCGGACCCTCCCCGCGGGAACGCGGGTCTCTCCTCGAACTCACCTGGAACGGCCGCGAGCCCCTCGAACTCCCCACCGCCAAGCGGACCTTCCTCGAGGACGGCGACGAGGTGACGATGACGGCCTGGGCTCCCGGCCCGAACGGCACCCGAGTCGCCCTCGGCGAGGTGACGGGCCGCATCCGCTGACTCCCTCACCCCGCGCCCACCCCGCGCCACCCCGGCGCGGGGACACCGCCCGCCGGCCACTGCCCGGCGCTCCCTGTCCCAGGGGCCCCGCGCCTCGGGCGTTGGGCCCCCGCGCTCGGGTTTGGGCGCGTCGGACCTCGGCGCCGCGGGCATCAGGCCTCGGGTCTCGGGCGCGTCGAGCGTCGGCACCTCGGGCGGCAGGCGTCCGGCGTCGGCACCTCGGGCGTGAGGCGTAGGGCATCAGGCGCCGGGCGTCGGCCCCTACATCCAGTCCTCCGGCTCCGGCTCCGCGTCCATCTCCGGCCAGTCCGGGTCCGGCGCCTCCGCCGCCTCGTCGGCCGCGGGTGCGGGCGCGGGCGCGGGTGCGGGCGCCCCTCCGGGGGCGCCGCCCAGGCCGGCGAGCACCCCGACCACACCCTCCCCGTACGTCGCGAGCTTCTTCTCGCCCACCCCACTGATACCCCCGAGGTCCGCCACGGAGGCGGGCCACACCGTCGCGATCTCCCGGAGCGTGGCGTCGTGGAAGATGACGTACGCCGGGACGCCCTGCTCCTTGGCCTGCTCGGCACGCCACGCGCGCAGAGCCTCGAAAGCGGGGACGAGTTCCTGCGGCAGCTCCGCGACGGCCTTGGCCTTGCGTTCGCCCCGCGACGACGAGGACGAGGAACGGGACACGGCCGGCTTCGGCTGCTCCTTGCGCAACGGCACGTCACGCTCACGCCGCAGTACGGTCCCGCTCTCCTCGGTCAGCACCAGCGTCCCGTACTCGCCCTCGACCGCGAGCAGCCCCTGCGCCAGCAACTGCCGCACCACGCCCCGCCATTCGGACTCGGACAGATCCTCGCCGATGCCGAACACGGACAGCTGGTCGTGGTCGAACTGGATCACCTTGGCGGTCCGGCGCCCCAGCAGGATGTCGACGATCTGGAGCGCGCCGAACTTCTGCCCGCGCTCCCGCTGCAACCGCACCACCGTCGAGAGCAGCTTCTGCGCCGCGACCGTGCCGTCCCAGGTCTCGGGCGGCGTCAGACACGTGTCGCAGTTGCCGCACGCCGGGGTGTGGGGGTCCTGGCCGAAGTAGGCGAGCAGCTGCGAACGCCGGCACCGGGCCGTCTCGCACAATGCCAGCATCGAGTCCAGATGGGCGGCCGCCCGCCGGCGGAACGCCTCGTCGCCCTCGGAGCCCTGGATCAGCTTGCGCTGCTGCACCACGTCCTGCAGGCCGTAGGCCATCCATGCCGTGGACGGCTGCCCGTCACGGCCCGCGCGGCCCGTCTCCTGGTAGTACCCCTCCACCGACTTGGGCAGATCGAGGTGGGCGACGAACCGCACGTCCGGCTTGTCGATGCCCATGCCGAAGGCGATGGTGGCGACGACGACCAGGCCCTCTTCACGCAGGAAGCGCGACTGGTGCGCGGCACGGGTGCCCGCGTCCAGGCCCGCGTGGTAGGGCACCGCCTCGACGCCGTTGCGGGAGAGGAACTCGGCGGTCTTCTCGACCGAGTTGCGGGAGAGGCAGTACACGATGCCCGCGTCACCCGCGTGCTCCTCGCGCAGGAACGACAGCAGCTGCTTCTTGGGGTCGGCCTTCGGGACGATCCGGTACTGGATGTTGGGCCGGTCGAAACTCGCCTCGAAGTGGCGGGCGCGCGGCATGGCCAGGCGCTGGGTGATCTCCTTGTGCGTCGCGTGCGTGGCCGTGGCCGTCAGCGCTATGCGCGGGACATCCGGCCAGCGCTCGCCGAGCAGCGAGAGCGCCAGGTAGTCGGGGCGGAAGTCGTGACCCCACTGGGCCACGCAGTGCGCCTCGTCGATCGCGAAGACGGAGATCTTCGCCCGCGAGAGCAGGCCCAGGGTGCTGTCCAGCCGCAGCCGCTCCGGGGCCAGATACAGCAGGTCCAGCTCGCCCGCCAGCAGCTCGGCCTCGACCACGCGGCGCTCGTCGAAGTCCTGCGTGGAGTTCATGAACCCGGCGCGCACGCCCAGCGCGCGCAGCGCGTCCACCTGGTCCTGCATCAGGGCGATGAGAGGTGAGACGACCACGCCCGTACCCGGTCTGACCAGGGACGGGATCTGGTAGCAGAGTGACTTGCCGCCACCCGTCGGCATCAGGACGACGGCGTCACCGCCCGCCACCACGTGCTCGATGATCGCTTCCTGCTCGCCGCGGAAGGCGTCGTACCCGAAGACCCGGTGGAGCGTGGCCAGTGCCTCGCCCTCCCCCAGCTGCTCCGTCGCGTCCGCTTCGGTCATCACACCCGTCCCGCCCATCGTCCTGTCCCCCGTACGTCGCGCCTCGACCACTGCGTCCACGATAGGGGTCCGCGCCGACAGCCCCGGAGTTATCCACAGGCTGCGACCGGCCGACTTCTCTACGCACCGGATGTCCCGCCCCGGCCCCGGCCCCGCTCACTCCTGCGGGCGGCACGGTCCGCCCGCGTTCCCCCGTTGGCCCCTCTCGTATGGCGGCCTCCGGCGGCCGCGGGACATGCTGCTCGGGCCGGAGGAGGGGCCCGCAGCAGACGGGACGGCACCGTCCCGTACGCCGCTCTCGCGCCTCTAGGAGTCATCGCATGTCCCAGCGTCCGCTCAGGACCGCCCTCGCCCTCGTGACAGCCGTCGCCGCGTCGCTCGCCCTGGCCGCCGTGCCCGCCCCGGCCGCCGTGCCCGCCCCGACCGCGGCGGGTGGGCCCGTGGACCCCGCGTCCCTCGCACGGGCACTGAACAAGGCGTACGTGGCCAGCGCGAAGTACCTGGACGAGTCGGTCGCCCTCCCCGACGGCTACGTTCCGTACGCGTGCTCGGCGAATCCCACCGGCCCGGGCGCCATGGGTTACCACTACTTCAACGAGTCCCGCTACGGCTCCCTCGACCCGGCGAAGCCCGGAGCCCTGCTCTTCGAGGACGGGCCGGACGGGAGGCGCAGGCTGGCGGGGGTGGAGTGGATCGTGGTGGACGCGGACCAGGACGTGAAGACCTCCGGCGACCGGCCTTCGCTGTTCGGCCAGAAGTTCGAGGGCCCGATGCCGGGTCACTATCCCGGTATGCCGGTCCACTACGACCTGCACGTCTGGCTCTGGAAGCACAACCCCGACGGCCTGTTCAACCGGTGGAACCCCCGGGTGACGTGTCCGGCCGTCCCGGCGCACCCCGCGCAGTCGGCCCACGCGGCCCACTGAGAACGCCTCGGGCCCCGCTCCTGGGAAGGAGCGGGGCCCGGGGCGCGCGAGGTCCAGGTCAGCGCACGAAGACCCCTGCCTGGCTCGCCAGGTCGAGGAAGTACTGCGGCGCGACTCCCAGCACCAGGGTGACCGCGACGCCGAACGCGATCGCCGTCATGGTCAGCGGCGAGGGCACCGCGACCGTGGGACCCTCCGCCTTCGGCTCGCTGAAGAACATCAGCACGATCACCCGGATGTAGAAGAACGCCGCGATCGCCGACGAGATCACACCGACCACGACCAGCGCGCCCGCGCCGCCCTCCGCCGCCGCCTTGAACACGGCGAACTTTCCGGCGAAGCCCGAGGTCAGCGGAATGCCCGCGAAGGCCAGCAGGAAGACCGCGAAGACGGCCGCCACCAGCGGGGAGCGCCGTCCGAGGCCCGCCCACTTGGACAGGTGTGTCGCCTCGCCGCCCGCGTCACGGACCAGGGTCACGACCGCGAAGGCCCCGATCGTCACGAACGAGTAGGCAGCCAGGTAGAACAGGACCGACGACACACCGTCCGGCGAGGCCGCGATGACACCGGCCAGGATGAAGCCCGCGTGCGCGATCGACGAGTACGCCAGCAGGCGCTTGATGTCGGTCTGGGTGATCGCGACGATGGCGCCGCCCAGCATGGTGACGATCGCGACGGCCCACATGACCGGCCGCCAGTCCCAGCGCAGGCCCGGCAGGACGACGTACAGCAGACGCAGGAGCGCCCCGAAGGCGGCCACCTTCGTCGCCGCCGCCATGAAGCCGGTGACCGGTGTCGGCGCACCCTGGTAGACGTCCGGCGTCCACATGTGGAAGGGCACCGCGCCGACCTTGAAGAGCAGGCCCATGACGACCATCGCGGCACCGATCAGCAGCAGCACGTCGTTGCCCATGGTCCCGGCGAGTGCCGGGTCGACGGTGGTGACCGTGCCGTCGACGACCTGCGCGATCCTGGCGTACGACACCGAGCCCGCGTAGCCGTAGAGCAGGGCGATGCCGAACAGGGTGAACGCGGAGGCGAAGGCACCGAGCAGGAAGTACTTGACGGCGGCCTCCTGCGACATGAGCCGCTTGCGGCGGGCCACGGCGCACAACAGGTACAGGGGCAGCGAGAAGACCTCCAGCGCGATGAACAGCGTCAGCAGGTCGTTGGCCGACGGGAAGACCAGCATGCCGCCGATCGCGAAGAGCAGCAGCGGGAACACCTCGGTGGTGGTGAACCCGGCTTTCACCGCGGCCTTTTCGCTGTCGCTGCCGGGCACGGAGGCGGCCTGCGCGGCGAACGAGTCGACGCGGTTGCCGTGCGCCTCCGGGTCCAGCCGGCGCTCGGCGAAGGTGAAGACGCCGAGGATGCCCGCCAGCAGGATGGTGCCCTGCAGGAACAGGGAGGGCCCGTCGACGGCGATCGCGCCCATCGCCGCGATGTGCGCCTTCGTCGTCCCGTATCCGCCCGCCGCCATCGCGACCACCGCGGCGAAGGCGGCGGCGAGCGCGACGACGGCCAGGAACACCTGGGTGTAGTAGCGGGACTTGCGCGGGACGAAGGCCTCGACCAGCACCCCGACGAGCGCCGCCCCGATGACGATCAGGGTGGGCGACAACTGCCCGTATTCGATCTTCGGCGCGCCGATCTTCGCGATCGGCTCCGCCGCGGTTGTCCACAGGCTGTGGACGGCTGCTGCGCTCACTTGGCCGCCTCCACCTCGGGCTGGGGGTCCTTTTTGTGTACGTCCGACATGGTCTGCTGGACCGCGGGGTTGACGATGTCGGTGACGGGCTTCGGGTAGACGCCCAGGAAGATCAGCAGAGCGATGAGCGGGGCGACCACGAGGAGCTCGCGCACCCTGAGGTCGGGCATCTCGGCGACCTCGGCCTTCACCGGGCCGGTCATCGTCCGCTGGTACAGGACGAGGGTGTAGATCGCGGCGAGCACGATGCCGAAGGTGGCGACGACACCGACGGCCGGATAGCGCGTGAACGTGCCGACCAGGACGAGGAACTCACTCACGAAGGGCGCGAGCCCGGGAAGCGAGAGGGTCGCGAGTCCGCCGATCAGGAAGGTGCCGGCGAGCACAGGGGCGACTTTCTGCACCCCTCCGTAGTCGGCGATCAGACGCGAGCCGCGCCGCGAGATCAGGAAGCCCGCCACCAGCATCAGGGCGGCCGTCGAGATCCCGTGGTTGACCATGTAGAGCGTCGCGCCCGACTGGCCCTGGCTCGTCATCGCGAAGATGCCCAGGATGATGAAGCCGAAGTGCGAGATCGACGCGTACGCCACCAGCCGCTTGATGTCCCGCTGGCCGACCGCGACCAGCGCCCCGTAGACGATGCTGATCAGGGCGAGGACGAGGATCACCGGCGTCGCCCACTTGCTGGCCTCGGGGAAGAGCTGGAGGCAGAACCGGAGCATCGCGAAGGTGCCGACCTTGTCGACCACCGCCGTGATCAGGACCGCGACCGGGGCCGTGGCCTCCCCCATGGCGTTGGGCAGCCAGGTGTGCAGCGGCCACAGCGGCGCCTTCACCGCGAACGCGAAGAAGAAGCCCAGGAACAGCCACCGCTCCGTGCTGGTCGCCATGTGCAGCGAGCCGTTGGCGCGGGCCTGCGCGATCTCCTGGAGCGAGAAGTTCCCGGCGACCACGTAGAGGCCGATGACCGCGGCCAGCATGATCAGACCGCCGACCAGGTTGTAGAGGAGGAACTTCACCGCGGCGTAGGAACGCTGTGTCGCCGCCACCTCGTCGCCGTGCTCGTGGGCCTTGTCCCCGAAGCCGCCGATGAGGAAGTACATCGGGATCAGCATGGCTTCGAAGAAGATGTAGAAGAGGAAGACGTCGGTGGCCTCGAAGGAGATGATCACCATCGCCTCGACGGCCAGGATCAGGGCGAAGAAGCCCTGCGTCGGCCGCCAGCGCGTGTTCCCGGTCTCCTGCGGGTCGGCGTCGTGCCAGCCCGCGAGGATCACGAACGGGATCAGCAGCGCGGTCAGCGCGACCAGCGCCACCCCGATGCCGTCCACACCCAGCTCGTACCGCACCCCGAAGTCCTTGATCCAGGAGTGGGATTCGGTGAGCTGGTATCGGTTGCCGCCGGGGTCGAATCGTACGAGCACGACCGCGGCCAGGACGAGAGTGGCGAGCGAGACGAGCAGCGCCAGCCACTTGGCGGCGACACGTCGCGCGGCCGGCACGGCGGCCGTGGCGACCGCTCCGAGGGCCGGGAGCGCCGCCGTCGCTGTCAGCAGAGGAAAGGACATCGGTATCAGACCGCCCTCATCAGCAGGGTCGCGGCGATGAGGACCGCCGCACCCCCGAACATCGAGACCGCGTAACTGCGGGCATAGCCGTTCTGCAGCTTCCGCAGCCGCCCGGAGAGGCCGCCCATCGAGGCCGCCGTACCGTTGACGACCCCGTCGACCAGGGTGTGGTCGACGTACACCAGGGAGCGCGTGAGGTGCTCCCCGCCGCGCACCAGCACGACGTGGTTGAAGTCGTCCTGGAGCAGGTCGCGCCGGGCGGCCCGGGTGAGCAGGGAGCCGCGCGGGGCGACGGCGGGGACGGGCTTGCGCCCGTACTGGAGGTAGGCGATTCCGGCGCCCACGACCAGGAGGACCATCGTGGCCAGCGTGACCGTGAGGGCGCTGACGGGCGAGTCGCCCTCCGAGTGCCCGGTGACCGGCTCCAGCCAGTGCAGGAAGCGGTCGCCGAAGCTGAAGAGGCCACCCGCGAAGACCGAGCCGAAGGCCAGCACGATCATGGGGATCGTCATGGACCGGGGCGACTCGTGCGGGTGCGGCTCGTGGCCGTCCGCGTCCGGCTGCCAGCGCTTCTCACCGAAGAAGGTCATGAGCATCACGCGCGTCATGTAGTACGCGGTGATCGCCGCGCCGAGGAGGGCGGCGCCGCCCAGGATCCAGCCCTCGGTACCGCCCTTGGCGAAGGCCGCCTCGATGATCTTGTCCTTGGAGAAGAAGCCCGACAGACCCGGGAATCCGATGATGGCGAGGTAGCCGAGGCCGAAGGTGAAGAAGGTGACCGGCATGTACTTCCTGAGGCCGCCGTACCTCCGCATGTCGACCTCGTCGTTCATGCCGTGCATCACCGAACCGGCGCCGAGGAAGAGCCCCGCCTTGAAGAAGCCGTGCGTCACCAGGTGCATGATCGCGAAGACGTAGCCGATGGGGCCGAGGCCCGCGGCCAGCACCATGTAGCCGATCTGCGACATCGTCGAGCCGGCGAGCGCCTTCTTGATGTCGTCCTTCGCGCAACCGACGATCGCACCGAACAGCAGGGTGACGGCACCGACCACGGTGACGACCAGCTGCGCGTCGGGCGCGGCGTTGAAGATCGCGCCGGAACGGACGATCAGATAGACGCCGGCCGTCACCATCGTCGCGGCGTGGATGAGGGCCGAGACCGGGGTCGGGCCCTCCATCGCGTCCCCGAGCCAGGACTGCAGCGGCACCTGGGCGGACTTGCCGCACGCGGCGAGCAGCAGCATCAGCGCGACGGCGGTGAGCTTGCCCTCGGTGGCGCCGCCGACCAGCCCCGGGTGTCCCTCGGTGCCGAGCACGGGTCCGAAGGCGAAGCTGCCGAAGGTGGTGAACATCAGCATGATGGCGATCGACAGGCCCATGTCGCCGACGCGGTTGACCAGGAAGGCCTTCTTCGCGGCGGTGGCGGCGCTGGGCTTGTGCTGCCAGAAGCCGATCAGCAGGTACGAGGCGAGGCCCACGCCCTCCCAGCCGACGTACAGCAGCAGGTAGTTGTCCGCGAGGACGAGCAGCAGCATCGCCGCGAGGAACAGGTTCAGATAGCCGAAGAAGCGGCGGCGGCGCTCGTCGTGCTCCATGTACCCGATGGAGTACAGGTGGATCAGTGAGCCGACGCCCGTGATGAGCAGGACGAACGTCATCGACAGCTGGTCGAGCTGGAAGGAGACGTCCGCCCGGAAGCCCGCTACGGGGACCCAGCTGAACAGGTGCTGGCCCAAGGAACGGTCGGCGGCGTTCTTGCCCAGCATGTCGACGAAGAGGACCGCGCCGATCACGAACGAGGCCGCCGCGAGCGCCGTGCCGATCCAGTGGCCGACAGCGTCGAGCCGCCGGCCGCCGCACAGCAGTACCGCCGCTCCGAGCAGAGGCGCCGCTACCAGCAGCGCAATCAGGTTGTCTGTACTAGTCACGGTTCAGCGACCCCTTACAGCTTCATCAGGCTGGCGTCGTCGACCGAGGCCGAGTGGCGGGAACGGAACAGCGACACGATGATCGCGAGCCCGACCACGACCTCCGCGGCGGCGACGACCATCGTGAAGAAGGCGATGATCTGGCCGTCGAGATTGCCGTGCATGCGGGAGAAGACGACGAACGCGAGGTTGCAGGCGTTGAGCATCAGCTCGACACACATGAACACCACGATCGCGTTGCGCCTGATCAGCACGCCGGTGGCGCCGATCGTGAACAACAGGGCGGCGAGATAGAGGTAGTTGACCGGATTCACTTGGACGCCTCCTCCGTCTTCGTGCGCTCCAGGCGTTCTTCGGCGCGCTGCTCCAGGGCCTTCAGATCGCTCAGCGCCTCGGTGGAGACGTCACGGACCTGGCCGCGCTCCCGCAGCGTCTTGTTGACGGTCAGCTCCGAGGGGGTGCCGTCCGGGAGGAGACCCGCGATGTCCACCGCGTTGTGCCGGGCGTAGACACCCGGGGCCGGCAGCGGCGGCAGGTGCTTGCCCTCGCGCACCCGCTGCTCGGACAGCTCGCGCTGGGTCTTGGGACGCTCGGTGCGCTCCCGGTGCGTGAGCACCATGGCGCCGACGGCGGCCGTGATGAGCAGCGCGCCGGTGATCTCGAAGGCGAACACGTACTTCGTGAAGATGAGGGCCGCCAGGCCCTCCACGTTCCCGTTGGCGTTGGCCTTGCCCAGGCCGTTGAACTCCGTCAGGGACGCGTTGCCGATGCCCCCGAGCAGCAGGACGCCGAAGCCGAGACCACAGGCCAGGGCCAGCCAGCGCTGCCCCTTGATGGTCTCCTTCAGGGAGTCGGCCGCGGTGACGCCTACGAGCATGACCACGAACAGGAACAGCATCATGATCGCGCCGGTGTAGACGACGATCTGTACGACGCCCAGGAAATAGGCGCCGTTGGCGAGGTAGAACACCGCCAGGACGATCATGGTCCCGGCGAGACAGAGCGCGCTGTGCACGGCCTTCTTCATGAAGACGGTGCACAGGGCGCCGATCACGGCGACGGTGCCGAGAACCCAGAACTGGAAGGCCTCTCCGGTCGAGGTGGAGTAGGCGGCGAGCTGCGCGCTCATGCGTCCACCCCCTCCTCATCGGGCTTCTCGCCCTTGGAGACGGCCACCTGGCGCACGGTGCCGGGCGCCGCCTCCGTGACCAGGCCGCGGTAGTAGTCCTGCTCGTCCGTCCCCGGGAAGATCGAGTGCGGCGACTCCACCATGCCCTCCTCCAGACCGGCGAGCAGCTGCTCCTTGGTGTAGATGAGGTTGGCGCGGCTGCTGTCCGCGAGCTCGAACTCGTTCGTCATCGTCAGCGCGCGCGTGGGGCACGCCTCGATGCACAGACCGCACAGGATGCAGCGCGCGTAGTTGATCTGGTAGACGCGGCCGTAGCGCTCACCGGGCGAGTAGCGCTCCTCCTCGGTGTTGTCCGCGCCCTCCACGTAGATGGCGTCCGCGGGGCAGGCCCACGCGCACAGCTCACAGCCGACGCACTTCTCCAAGCCGTCCGGGTGGCGGTTGAGCTGGTGCCGGCCGTGGAACCGCGGGGCCGTGGTCTTGTGCTGCTCCGGGTACTGCTCCGTGAGCCGCTTCTTGAACATGGCCTTGAAGGTCACGCCGAAGCCGGCGACGGGGTTCTGGAAACCGGGTTTGGTCTCCTTCGGCTCCTCAGACATCTGACCCCTCCTTTCCGTCACGAGATCCGCCGTCCGATCCGTCACTCGCAGTATCGGACCCACCACTGACAATCAACTCCCGCTCACGGCGCGGGCGGCGCCGCGGCACCGGCGGCAACTCCTGTCCCGGCAGCGGCGGCACCGGGTATCCGCCGGCCATCGGGTCGAAGCCGGCGGCCTCGGCGGGCGCCTCCCGGTCCTCCGGTTTCTCCCGGAAGATGTCCACGGCGAACGAGATCAGCAGCAGTACGAGGACACCGCCGCCGACGTACAGCGCGATGTCGGCGAAGTCGTAGTTCTGGTTGCGCAGGGTCCGTACGGTCGCGACGAGCATCAGCCAGACCACGGAGACCGGGATGAGGACCTTCCAGCCGAGCTTCATCAGCTGGTCGTAGCGGACGCGCGGGAGCGTGCCGCGCAGCCAGATGAAGAAGAACAGCAGCAGCTGCACCTTCACCACGAACCAGAGCATCGGCCACCAGCCGTGGTTGGCGCCCTCCCAGAAGGTGCTGATCGGCCACGGGGCCCGCCAGCCGCCGAGGAAGAGCGTGGTCGACACGGCCGAGACCGTCACCATGTTCACGTACTCGGCGAGCATGAAGAGCGCGAACTTGATGGACGAGTACTCGGTGTTGAAGCCGCCGACGAGGTCGCCCTCGGACTCCGGCATGTCGAAGGGGGCGCGGTTGGTCTCGCCGACCATCGTGATGATGTAGATCACGAAGGAGACCGGCAGCAGCAGGACGTACCAGCGGTCGTGCTGCTGCTCGACGATCGTCGAGGTCGACATCGAGCCGGAGTAAAGGAACACCGAGGCGAACGCGGCGCCCATGGCGATCTCGTAGGAGATCATCTGCGCGCAGGAACGCAGTCCGCCGAGGAGCGGGTACGTCGAGCCCGAGGACCAGCCCGCGAGGACGATCCCGTAGATGCCGACCGAGGCCACCGCGAGGATGTAGAGCATCGCGATCGGCAGGTCGGTGAGCTGCATCGTGGTGCGGTGCCCGAAGATCGAGATCTCGTTGCCCGCGGGTCCGAAGGGGATGACCGCGATCGCCATGAAGGCCGGGATGGCCGCGACGATCGGCGCGAGGATGTAGACCACCTTGTCCGCGCGTTTGACGACGAGGTCTTCCTTGAGCATCAGTTTGACGCCGTCGGCGAGCGACTGGAGCATCCCCCAGGGGCCGTGCCGGTTCGGGCCGATGCGCAGCTGCATCCAGGCGACGACCTTGCGCTCCCACACGATGGAGAAGAGCACGGTGATCATCAGGAAGGCGAAGCAGAAGACCGCCTTGACGACGACCAGCCACCAGGGGTCGCGGCCGAACATGGAGAGGTCTTCCGTGGCGAGGTACGACGTGTACGGCGTCATGCCTCCACCTCCTTGGGGGCCTCGGTGGCGAGCGTCGCCGGACCGATGCGGACGAGTGCGCCGGGCAGCGCCCCCGTGTCGGAGGCGACGCCCCCGCCGGCGGAGTTCAGCGGAAGCCAGACCACGCGGTCGGGCATCTCGGTGATCTGCAGCGGCAGGGCGACGGTCCCGGCGCTGCCGGTGACGGCGAGGAGGTCGCCCTCCTTGACACCCGCCTCGGCGGCCGTGGCGGACGACACGCGCGCGCGTGCCGCGTGCCGCGTCCCGGCGAGCGCCTCGTCGCCCTCCTGGAGACGCCCTCGGTCGAGCAGCAGCCGGTGACCCGCGAGCACGGCCTCCCCGGCGGCGGGACGCGGCAGCGACGCCGCGATCTCGACGGGTTCGGCGGCCCGCGGCCCGCCCCAGGCGCCGAGCCGGTCCAGCTCGCCGCGTGTGCTCCGCAGGTCGGGCAGACCGAGGTGTACGTCCATGGCGTCGGCCAGCATCTGCAGCACCCGCGCGTCGGTGGGTGCCAGGGCGCGGGTCATCTGGTCGGGCTTGAGCGCGGCCTCGAAGAGGCGGGCCCTGCCCTCCCAGTTGAGGAAGGTGCCCGGCTTCTCGGTGACCGCGGCCACCGGGAGGACGACGTCCGCGTGTTCGGTGACGTCACCGGGACGCAGTTCGAGCGACACCAGGAAGCCGATCTCCGAAAGGGCCGCACGCGCGCGTGCCGGGTCGGGCAGGTCATCGACCTCCACACCCGCCACGACCAGGGCCTGGAGTTCGCCGGCCGCGGCGGCCTCGACCATCTGGCCGGTGTCGCGACCGTAGCGGTGCGGGAGCTGGGAGACGCCCCAGGCGGCGGCGACCTCCTCCCGCGCGCGAGGGTCGGTCGCCGGACGTCCGCCCGGCAGCAGCGACGGCAGCGCGCCCGCCTCGATGGCGCCGCGCTCCCCTGCCCGCCGCGGGATCCACGCCAGCGTGGCCCCGGTCGCGGACGCGGCTCGTACGGCGGACGTGAGCCCGCCGGCCACCGCGGCGAGCCGCTCACCGACGACGATCACCGCGCCCTCACCGCGCAGTGCCTCGGCGGCCTCGGCGCCGTCGCCCTCCAGACCGACCCCGCTCGCGAGGGCGTTCAGCCACTCGGTCTCGGTACCGGGCGCGGCGGGCAGCAGTGTGCCTCCCGCCTTGGCCAGGCCGCGCGTCGCGTGCGTGGCGAGGGAGAAGCTCCTCTGCCCGTGTCCGCGCCAGGCCTTGCGCAACCGCAGGAAGACTCCGGGCGCCTCCTCCTCGGACTCGAAGCCGACGAGCAGAACCGCGGGCGCCTTCTCCAGGGACGTGTAGGTGACGCCCGTGCCGTCGAGGTCACGGCCCCGTCCGGCCACCCGGGCGGCCAGGAAGTCGGCCTCCTCGGCGCTGTGCACGCGCGCGCGGAAGTC includes:
- a CDS encoding NADH-quinone oxidoreductase subunit G — translated: MTVTTSAPSGGGEAAVPPEDLVSLTIDGAEISVAKGTLVIRAAEQLGIEIPRFCDHPLLDPAGACRQCIVEVEGQRKPMASCTITCTDGMVVKTQLTSPVAEKAQHGVMELLLINHPLDCPVCDKGGECPLQNQAMSHGGSDSRFEGKKRTYEKPVPISTQVLLDRERCVLCARCTRFSNQIAGDPMIELIERGALQQVGTGEGDPFESYFSGNTIQICPVGALTSAAYRFRSRPFDLVSSHSVCEHCAGGCATRTDHRRGKVMRRLAAPDPEVNEEWLCDKGRFGFRYAQQRDRLDTPLVRGASGELEPASWPEALEAAARGLLAARGRTGVLTGGRLTVEDAYAYSKFARVALDTNDIDFRARVHSAEEADFLAARVAGRGRDLDGTGVTYTSLEKAPAVLLVGFESEEEAPGVFLRLRKAWRGHGQRSFSLATHATRGLAKAGGTLLPAAPGTETEWLNALASGVGLEGDGAEAAEALRGEGAVIVVGERLAAVAGGLTSAVRAASATGATLAWIPRRAGERGAIEAGALPSLLPGGRPATDPRAREEVAAAWGVSQLPHRYGRDTGQMVEAAAAGELQALVVAGVEVDDLPDPARARAALSEIGFLVSLELRPGDVTEHADVVLPVAAVTEKPGTFLNWEGRARLFEAALKPDQMTRALAPTDARVLQMLADAMDVHLGLPDLRSTRGELDRLGAWGGPRAAEPVEIAASLPRPAAGEAVLAGHRLLLDRGRLQEGDEALAGTRHAARARVSSATAAEAGVKEGDLLAVTGSAGTVALPLQITEMPDRVVWLPLNSAGGGVASDTGALPGALVRIGPATLATEAPKEVEA